GTATTTATGGGAGGTATAGATTCTTTTAGAGCTAAAGTAGGTGAGAATTTTGATTATGAAGCAATGGCTGGAGAGGAAGGTCTTGTAAAAGCAATGGTAACATTTGTGGTAGAAAGAGATGGTACTATTACCAATGTGAAAGCGGAGGGACAAAACAATATGTTTAATAAGGAAGCTGAAAAAGCCATAAAATCTGTCAAAGGTAAATGGACTCCTGCTAAAATTAAGGGAGAGGCGGTACGTTCTTACTTCAGAATTCCTGTATCTATAAAGTTTGAATGATAAATAATTACAATTTTTGACCAATTAATTATCCACAATTACCTTAAAATTGTGGATAATTTTTTTATAAGTTTAAAGTATTCATTACAAACAAATTAACATATTTTTATATTTTGAAAATTGAGACTGCATTAAAAAAATTGTATTTTTGGGACTTAAATCAAAAATATGGGTAAAATAATAGGTGTTGCTAATCAGAAAGGTGGTGTAGGGAAAACTACAACTTCCGTGAATTTGGCTGCGGCATTAGGCGTTTTGGAGAAAAAAGTTTTGATTATAGATGCAGACCCTCAGGCTAATGCCACTTCTGGGCTAGGCATAGAGGAAGTACAGTATTCTACTTACAATCTTTTGGAGCATAGCGTTACAGCTAGAGAATGTATCGTGCCTACGAGTTCTCCTAATTTAGACATTATTCCGTCTCACATAGATTTAGTTGCTGCCGAGATAGAGCTTGTAGATAGAGATAACAGGGAATATATGCTAAAACAAGCCTTAGAAGAAGTTAAGGACGATTATGACTACATCATTATAGATTGTGCTCCTAGCTTAGGACTTATCACAGTTAATGCACTTACTTCCGCAGACTCTGTTATTATTCCTATCCAGTGTGAATATTATGCACTAGAAGGTTTAGGTAAACTACTTAATACCATCAAAAACGTCCAAAATATACACAACCCTAATTTGGATATAGAAGGGCTTCTTCTAACAATGTATGATGGAAGGCTTAGGCTATCCAACCAAGTCGTAGAAGAGGTAAACACTCATTTCCCTGATATGGTTTTTGAAACCGTTATCAATCGTAATGTAAGGCTTAGCGAAGCTCCTAGTTTTGGAGAAAGTATCCTAATGTACGATGCCGAGAGTAAAGGTGCCATACAGTACATACAACTTGCTGAGGAAGTTTTACTTAAAAACGAAGAAAAAGTATCAAACTAAAAACATTAAATCTAAATCATTATTAAATGAAAGATAAAAAAAGAGCCATGGGGCGAGGTTTAGGAGCGATATTGAATGCTGAAAAAAAGGCAGCCATAAACACTGCTACAGACGAAGGTGCTAAGCAGATTATGGGAAGTATCGTTGAGATTAACATAGAGGATATTTACCCCAACCCTAACCAGCCTAGAACTTACTTTGACGAAGACGCTCTTAACCAATTAGCACAATCTATCAAAAACCTAGGGGTGATACAACCTATCACGCTTAGAAAAGATGGAGCTAAGTTTGAAATTATTTCAGGGGAACGAAGATACCGAGCTTCCCAAATAGCAGGATTAAAAACTATACCTGCATACATTCGTTTGGTAAACGACCAAGAGCTCCTAGAAATGGCTCTTGTGGAAAATATTCAACGAGAAGATTTAGATGCTATCGAAATTGCTTTAACTTACCAAAGATTGCTTGAAGAAATAGGTATGACACAGGAAAACCTAAGTCAGCGTATTGGTAAAGAAAGAAGTACGATTACTAATTATATCCGCCTTCTAAGATTAAGCCCAGAAGTACAAGGAGCAATTAGAACAGGAACAATTTCAGCGGGACACGGAAGAGCCATCATAAGCCTTCAAGACGAAAAGCTACAACAAGAGTTATTTGATAAAATTATCAAAGAACAACTTAATGTTCGCCAAGCAGAAGCCGTAGCATCTGGACTAAAAAATCCTAAAGAGAAAAAAAATAAAGTAGAAAGAGAGCTTCCTAACCATTTAAAAAGAACTCAAAAATCCCTTTCTGATTTACTAGACATAAAGGTAGATATTAAAGCCTCTGCCAACGGAAAGAAAGGAAAAATAGTTTTTGATTTCAATAATGAAGAAGAGCTAGAACGAATTTTAAATGCTTTTGAAAAATAAATTAATGTCTAAGGTTTTTAGTTTTTTAGCTTTATTGTTCGTTTCGCTAGGGTTAGCTCAGAACACTAATGTAGATACTCTTGGTATTTCCAAAACAGAGACTGAAGTAGTAAAAGCTAATGCTAATAAGCCTATTCTAAAAACTTACAACCCTACACTTGCAGGGCTTTATTCTGCGGTATTACCGGGTTTAGGACAGTATTACAACAAAAAATATTGGAAAATCCCTATTGTATGGGGTGCAGTAGGTACTAGCGTGGGCATTGCTATTTGGAATCAAAACAATTACGAACGCTATCGAAAAGCCTTTGTAGCAGAGCTTAACAATCAGCCACATGAATTCTCTGGTATTAGTGGTATAGATGCTACCGTTCTTGGGAATACACAAGACCGTATGAAACGCCAAAGAGATTATGCCATTGCTATTTCGGCAGGAATTTACATACTCAATATTATTGATGCCGTTGTGGACGCTCATTTACACGAACAAAGAAACGACCCAGATTTAGCCATTGCTCCTACTCTACTTAGTGACCAATGGGGCTTACAAAACGGAAAATTAGGGTTTTCACTCAATTATAGATTTTAAAAAAACAAACTTATGAAAATTGCACTAGTAGGATATGGTAAAATGGGGAAAATTATAGACCAAATAGCTACCCAAAGAGGACATCAAGTAGTCGCTAGGCTTAACGAATCTCCTACCCTAGAAAATCTTAATCAGCCCGATGTGGTAATAGAATTTTCTAATCCAGAAGTCGCTTTCGAAAATATCAAAACTTGTCTTGAACTTAATATCCCTGTGGTTTGTGGTACAACAGGGTGGTTAGAAAGAAAGCCTGAAATAGAAAAAATAGCAGAAGCCAACAAAACTGCATTTTTATATGGGTCTAACTTTAGTCTTGGAGTGAATTTATTTTTTGAACTAAATGAAAGACTTGCTCAGCTAATGAATAACTTTGGAGAATATGGTTGTCAGTTAGAGGAAATTCATCACACCCACAAAAAAGATGCTCCTAGTGGCACGGCAATTACCTTAGCAGAAGGTATTATAAAACATACTGATTTTGACAGCTGGAAACTAGACGAAACTAAAGATAAAGCCTTAGGCATTACAGCCATAAGAGAAGACGAAGTACCTGGCACTCACAGTGTTTTCTATCGTTCTGAAGTTGATGAAATTGAAATCAAACATACTGCTTTTAACCGAAATGGATTTGCACTAGGAGCCGTAATTGCTTCCGAGTGGATTATAGGCAAACAAGGAAACTTCAGTATGAAAGATGTTTTGTTTCAATAAATAATGATTATATTCAATAAAAAATAAACCAATGGATTATATATTAAAATATACCGTTTTTGTACTCATTCTTTCTGTACTAATGGGTGTTTCCACATGGAAACTATTTAAGAAAATGGGATACAATCCTATTTTTGCTTTTATACCATTTTATAACTATTTTATAGTTTTAAAAGAAACCGAACAGCCGAAATGGTGGGTAGTATTATCCTATTTCCCTATTGTAGGTCCTATTATGATGTCTGTTTTTCACTTACATCTTATGAAGAAATTTGGGAAAACAGATATTGTAAGTCAACTTCTTACGGTAGTATTACCGTTTATCTATATGGCAACGGTTAACTACAACCCTAAAACTGAAATTGAAGAAAAAGACACCTTCTATCTAAGTGGAGAAGAAAAGGAAGAGAAAAAAGAATCTTTCTTAGGGTCTATTACCTTTGCGGCGGTGTTTGCTACGGTTATACATACTTTTATTACTCAGCCGTTTGGTATTCCTACAGGGTCTATGGAGCGTACTCTGTTGGTGGGAGATTTCTTGTTTGTTAATAAACTCAACTACGGCTATAGAATGCCAATGAGACCTTTAGCTATCCCATTTTTGCAAGGAACAATAATGGATACAGGAGAGCCTAAAAATCCAAAAGACGACCCTAAATCTTATGTAGAAGCCGTTAAGCTACCTTATTTTAGACTACCTGGTTGGGAGAAAGTGGAGCGTAGAGATATTGTAGTATTTAACTATCCGCAAGATTCTGTACATACAGCTATAGATAGAAAAGATGCTTATGTAAAAAGGTGTGTGGCTGTAGGCGGTGATGTCTTAGAAGTTAGAAAAGGAAGGCTTTTCATCAATGGTAAGCCAGAGGTTATTCTGGGCGACCAAGAGAACCAAGTTTCTTATCTTGTATATACTTCTCAGCAGATAGATGTTAATCAACTTTGGAATAGGTTGGGATATTTACCTTTACAAGAAGGAGCTACTGCTGATGGTTATGTTTACCATTTCCAAGGGCTTACAGATAAGTTGTTAGCAGATATTAAGCAACTCCCTGAATTTGTAAAAGCGGAAGAAATACTTTCTGAAAAAGGTGAAAAAACAATTTCTTACCTTAATCCTCAACAGACTAAAATTGATACGACTAATACCATTTTCCCAATCAATAGAAATTGGAATCAGGATTGGTACGGACCTATCAGAATTCCTAAAAAAGGAGATGTGGTAAAAATCAATCAAGAAACACTTCCTGAATACCAATGGATTATTTCTAAATATGAACACAATAAACTAGAAAACAAAAATGGAAAAATCTACATCAATGGTAAAGAAGCTAATGAATACACCATCAAACAAGATTATTACTTTATGATGGGAGATAACCGTGATGCTTCGTTAGACGCAAGATTTTTCGGATTTGTGCCAGAAGAATACATCGTAGGAAAACCAATGTTTACTTGGATGAGTCTGCAAGGTGTCTTTGATGAAGGACCTAAAAAAATAAGATGGGACAGAATGTTTAAAGCTACTAATACAGGAGAAGCTCACAAAACTTCTTATTGGTGGATAGCCACTATCATTCTTGGATTATTTTTCGGTTGGGAGTATATTTCTAAATTATTCAAAAAGAAAAAAGACAACTAGATGAAACTATTACCTTTGTTTTACCTCCCTCCTATTTCTTGGTGGTCAGAGTTTTTGTTGGAAGAACCTATAATTTTAGAACAACACGAAAACTTTCCGAAACAAACTTATAGAAATAGAGCTAATATTTATGGTGCTAATGGGAAACTATCCCTTAGCATTCCGATAAAGCATAATGGGAAAAGAGCCTTAAAAGATTTGGAAATTTCCTATGACGAAAATTGGCAGAGTTTGCATTGGAAATCTATAAAAATAGCTTACCAAACTTCGCCTTATTTTGAGTTTTATGAGTCTAAGCTGGAAAAAATATTTCAATCTAAAGAAACCTACTTAAAGGATCTTAATTTAAAGGCTTTAGATATAATTCAAGATATTTTAAAGACAGATAAAACCTTTCAACTTTCCAAAAGCTACGAGAAAGAAATTGAAGGAGAAGATTATAGAGACTGCTTTTCTGCCAAGCAACCTACGTCTTATGATGTAAACGAATATTATCAAACCTTTTCTGATAAGTTGGGCTTTTTAGAAGATTTATCTATTTTAGATTTAATCTGTAACATTGGTCCAGAAGCCACAACTTATATCAGAAATGTTAAACTAAAAAATTAAAATGGTATAATACTTGAAAGTCGGTATTATATTAAGTCTTAAAAAAATAGAAAACAATGAAGAAAATAATGATTGCTGCTTTATTTCTAGCAGGACTGAATTTAACTTTAGCACAAGAAAAAAGAGATAAAGACGCAGAAACTTGGTATCACAAAGATTTCTCCACAACTAATGTTTATGGAGTAAATACCAACAATGCCTATAAATTTTTAGAATCTAAAGGTCTAAAGCCTAAAACTGTAGTCGTAGGTGTATTAGATAGCGGTGTAGAAGTAGACCACCCAGGATTGGCAAAAAATATGTGGAAAAACCCTAACGAAATTCCTAATAACGGAATAGATGATGATGGTAATGGTTACATAGACGATATCCACGGTTGGAATTTTATGGGAGGAAAGACAGCCGATGTAGGTGTAGATAATCTAGAAGTAACTAGAGTAGTTAAGAAATACAAACCTATCTTTGAAGGTGATGACTCTTCTAAAAACAAAGCTAATCAAGCTCAAATGCCTGAAGAGTTTGAAATGTATATGAAATCCAAAGAGATTTTCAATAAAAAAGGGATTGAAGCTCAACAAAGTTTCCAATACTACTCTCAGTTTAAATCTAGAATTTCTGCCATTGCTAAAGTTTTAGGAGATAAAACTCTAACTGCAGAAAATTTAGCAACTATAAAGCCTACTTCTCAAGAGGAAGCAATGTATTTACAGATACTCAACCAAATGGCAGCATCTAAAGAAATGCAAGGCAAAACTTCTAAAGAGGTAGAAGAAACTTTAAGCAAAGAGATTAACGATGCTTTAAAGCATTTTGAAACGCAGGCCACCAAGCAATATAATCTAGATTTTGATACAAGACAAGAAATCGTAGGAGATAATTACGAGGATTATTCTGAAAAATACTATGGTAACAACCATTACGAAGGTCCAGATGCTCAGCACGGAACTCACGTGGCTGGTATTATTGCTGGATATCCTCATGGTAAAGAAGTGCAGTATGGTGTAGCATCTAAGGTAGCTAAGATAATGACCGTAAGAGCGGTACCAGACGGTGACGAAAGAGATAAAGATGTGGCTAACGCTATTAGATATGCCGTAGATAATGGAGCTAAAATCTTAAACATGAGCTTTGGGAAACCTGTTTCTCCAGGTAAAAAATATGTTTGGGAAGCCTTTAAATACGCTCAAGAAAAAGGAGTACTCCTTGTAAAAGCAGCGGGTAACGAAAACGAAAACATAGAAGAAAATGTGTACTATCCTACTAACTTTTACAAACCAACTGATGAAAAACCTTTCATAAATAATATGATAGTGGTGGGAGCCAGTACAAATGATAATGAGTTTCTAAGAGCTGGTTTCTCTAACTATAATGGCAAAATGGTAGATGTATTTGCTCCTGGAGATAAAATCTACTCTACCGTTCCAGATGGTAAATACGAATACCTACAAGGTACTTCTATGGCTTCGCCGGTAGTAGCAGGTGCAGCTGCGGTGCTTTTAGCTTATATGCCTAACCTTACTCCAGAGCAGATTATAGAGTCATTAGTAAAAACGGCTAATAAATCTACTGTAAATGCTATGACTAACTCTAATACTAACAACCGTTTTGATTTAATTTCTAGAGGTGGTGGTGTTATAGATACTTACAAAGCAGCAGAATATGCTTACAATAATTTCTACAAAGCCACTCAGAAGTCAGAAACTCCAAAGGCAAGTAAAACAACTATAAAAAAGAAAGTGAGAAAATAATATTTTCTTAATCTTACTTTAATCAATAGAAGTCATCAAAAATTTTTGATGACTTTTTTATTTTTAATTTTCAGATGAGGCAACCTTTTTATTATTTTGCCGTCTTATGAATAGAAGAAACTAATAACCGTGATTTCAAAAGAGACTTTTGATTTATTAAAACAAAATAACCGACTCGCACAAAAGCAAGTTTATGATGCTTTTTCGGGTAAAATGTTAGCCATAGCAAAATCTTACACTAACAATTTATCCGATGCAGAAGATGCTTTATTAAAGGCTTTTTATACTGTTTTTACTAAAATAGATACTTGTAAAGGAGCAGAGTTTTTCATCTTTTGGTTAAGAAGAATTGTTATAAACGAAGCCATTAGTATCGTACGAAAACAGAAGCACATTTTATACATAGAAAAAGACATAAATGATGACCTACAAGACGAACCAGAAGATATAGAAACACAAAATCATTTATTGGATATTCCGATAGAAGAGTTGTTATCAGAAATGCCCTTGGGCTATAAACTTGTGTTTAACCTGTATGTATTTGAAGAAAAAAAACACTCTGAAATTGCAGAAATACTCAATATAAAAGAAGGAACTAGCAAAAGTCAATTTAATAAAGCTAAAAAGTGGCTCAAAGAATTCATCACTCAAAAACAATCTTATGGAAAATAAAAATTTAAAAGATAACTACGAAAATCTTTCCGAAAAGCCCTCTCCTATGCTATGGGAAAGACTAGAAGAAAAATTAGAAACAAACGAAAAAGCAACTCCTATCTTCAGCATCAAAAAAATGATGAGATACGCTGCTATATTTTTGGCTTTAGTCAGCCTTGGAGGTTTATTATGGAAATTAAATACACCTAGCATTCCCGAACAACATAGCAATGCTATTGTTTCTAATCAAACTACCACTACAAAAACACCAGTGGAAAGCACTACCGAAAATACCACTCCACAAGAAAATTCACTAATAGAAAAAAAGAATGAAATAGAAATTAAACCTCAATTAAAAGTAGAAAAAAACAATCATCAAATCATTGCTAAAAATGACCATGCAAACAAAGACAGTTTAAGGATTAAAAAATTAGAAAATTCTGAAATTTTAGTTAAATCTTCTGAAGAAAAGAAAGAAGAAACTTATGTAACAGCTGACCAACTACTCTTTGGTAGAGAAATAGGCAAAGAAAAGAGAAATCAGTCAGAAAATAAATCTAAACTTGGGAAAGTAGATAAAAAGGAAGCTAAAGAAAATATGTTCCCTATTGAAATTAAAGAACCTAAAGAAGTGGAAGTGCTTGGTGTAAAAGTGTATTCAAAAGAAAAATAATATATAAAATTAGATTAAAAACTTATCACACTATGAAAACTCAAATTTTATTATTTAGTATTGTAGTAGGCTCGTTTATGGTGTCTGCTCAAGAAAACAAACTGAAAACTTACAGCAAAAAAGTAGATAGCATTGTACTATCAGAAAAACAACTTATGAATAAAGAAATAGATTCTTTGGAAACTCTTTATTCTGATAAAAAACTTTCACACGAAGACCTTTTAAGCCAAAAGTCAGAAGTTGCCCGTAAGTACGAACAACGCATTAACACCAAAATCCAAGAAGAGAAAAAAACTCTAGAAGAATTCACCAAAGAGCAGGTAAGACACAGAGTGCTTTCTCCCGAAAATGATACTATAAGAGGTTTTTTTGTTATAAGAAAAAACAGCATAGATATTAGATCTAGCAAAAAGAAAACCCCAGCTTCATTGCTTAAAAAATCTGGGCTATCTGTCTCCTACGCCTTTCTCAACTTAACTGAAAATGCGGGAAGCCTTAATCCGTTTGAAACCGCCTCTAATATGCGTATAGGCAATTCTCATAGCTTTGAGGTACAAGCCAGAAAGGAAAGACAAATAGGCAATACCACCAGTCCGTTATTCATTCGTTACGGATTAGCGTATAGATCAGATACCTATATGCCGAAACGTTCTTTAGTTTTTCAACAAGAAAATAGACACCTCCAACTGTCAGAATTTCAAGAAGGCTCTTTAAAACGCTCTAAACTTCGCCATGCCTATCTTACATTTCCTTTAGAATTTCAGTATGTGCTGAATCCTAGTTATACAGAATACAAAGGGAAGTCTTATCTAGATAATAGTAAAAAACAATGGCGTATAGGCTTTGGAGCTTACGGAGGTATCAACCTAAGAAGTTTAATCAAAGTGAAATATTACAACGAAGACGGAAAGTTCAAAAAATACCAAAACAAAGTAGATTATGGCGTAAATTCGTTTCTATTCGGAGCTAAATTTAGTCTAAGTTATGGTGGGTTTAATCTTTTCATTAAAAAAGACTTCACTCCAATATTCAACGATGAAGCTCTTATTCCTTCTAAAAACGGAATACAAATTGGCTTAGATATTATGAACCTCAATTTCTAAATTCCTTAACATAGATCAATAATTTAGAATTAGAATAAATGTATATTTGCACTAGTAAAATAATTAAACAATGAAAAAAATAGCATTATTATTCGTTATGGCAGGTGGGCTATTAACAGCTCAAACCAAAAATCTAAAAGTAGACAATTCCAACATTAACTGGTGGGGTTATAAGGTAGTAAAATCAGACGCTTCATCTCATAATGGGACATTAGGTTTAAAAAATGGCTCTGTAGTCTTAAAAAATAACCAGTTAGCTGGAGGTACTTTCGTATTGGATATGACAAGTATCAATGCCACAGACCTCACAGGAGAATATCAAACAAAACTCAATAATCATCTAAAAAATGGAGATTTTTTTGAAGTAGAGAAATATCCTACAGCTAATTTTAAAATTACCTCTCTTAAAAAGACTGGAAAAGCAGACTATAATTACCTAGTTACAGGAGCACTTACTGTAAAAGGAAAGACTAATGCTGTAACTTTCCCTGCGAAAATAGGTGTAACTAATGGCGTAGTAACCCTAACTTCAGATAAATTTTCTATCGATAGACAAAAATGGGGAATTGCTTACCAATCTACTATGAAAGACATGGTTATTAAAGACAATATGGACTTACAAGTAAGTTTTACAGCTAAATAACTATTTTAAATTTAATTTAACAAAGAATCCAAGAGTTTACTCTTGGATTTTGTCTGTATATAATAATAGACTATATCTAGAATAAAAGCAGTTCTCAATAATCTACAAAAAAGGATATTCAAACGAATATCCCTTTTTTTGATAATATTTTCTTAGTTAGCTACTTCGGCTCTCATTTCTTTACCTTTAAATTTCATAGAAGAAATATTGTTAAGGATTTCATTTTTAAATGATTTCTCTACTTCAAAGAATGTGAACTTATCCAAAATTTCAATATCCCCAATATCGGCTCTTTTTTTAGATTTTTTAGTTGATTTGTTAATAATATCCAACATATCTACTTTCTTTAATTGGTCTCTTTTTCCTAAATTAAAGAAAAATCTTACCATGTCAGAATTGGATTTTTTACCTTTTCTTCCTCCTCTATCTCTACTTCTTTCTCCCTTATCTCTTCTACCCTCTCTACGGCTTTCCTTGATATCACCTTCTTTTTTTAATTTTTGGTCTGATAAGTCGTTCCTATTTTTATAGTATAACGCCAAATCTCTCAACTGAAACTGTAATAACTGATGCACCAATTCCTCTTTTGAAAACTGCGATAAATCAGGAATAAGACTATCATCAAAATCAAAATAAGTTTCATGTTCTGTAAACAAATGCTCAAATACTCCTGCTACTTGAGCTTTAATGATTTCTTCTCCTTTAGGGATTGGTTTTTCTTTAAGTTCTATTTGTGTTTGAACTTTGATGTGTTTCAGCTTTCTTGTTTCTTCAGGCTTTATAAGAGCCATAGAAATACCATCTTTTCCTGCACGTCCTGTTCTACCACTTCTATGAACAAAAACTTCAGGGTCATCAGGTAAAGAGTAGTGAATCACATGGGTAAGTGAGTCCACATCTAGCCCTCTAGCCGCTACATCAGTAGCTACCAAAATGTCTATATTTTTAAGCCTAAACTTAAGCATCACTGTATCTCTTTGTGCTTGAGATAAATCTCCATGTAAAGCATCAGCGGCATAACCATTCTGCATTAGATAGTCAGCTACCTCTTTAGCTTCCATTCTGGTACGACAGAAAATAATGGAATATTGATTAGGATTAGCATCTATAAGGCGCTTAAGAGCTTCTTTCTTCTGTCTATAATTTACCACATAATATTCGTGGCTAATATTCTTCTTAACAGCATTGATAGAACCTACAGAAATACGGTGAGGATTAGTAAGATAACTTTTAGAAATCCTTTCAACCTCTTTATTCATCGTAGCTGAAAAGAGTAAAGTTTGTTTAGTTTCAGGTGTTTCGCTTAGAATGGTTTCTAAATCGTCTTTAAAGCCCATAGAAAGCATCTCATCAGCTTCATCTAATACCAACCAATGGATACTTGAAAAATCTAATGCCTTTCTGTTAATTAGATCTATCACTCTACCTGGTGTTCCTACAATAATCTGAGGCTTATCTCTAAGGCTACGAATTTGGTCTGTAATACTACTACCACCGTAAACCGCTACAGATTTAATATTAGGTTGATATTTGGAGTAATTTTTTATGTCTTTTGCTATTTGTAAGCAAAGCTCTCTAGTAGGACAAAGTACCAAAAGTTGGATTTTTCTACTAGTGTCATCTATCATATCTAAGATAGGTAATGAAAACGCTGCTGTCTTCCCTGTTCCTGTTTGCGCTAGTGCTATCAGATCTCTAACATCTGATAAAATAAAAGGAATACTTTGTTTTTGGATCTCCGTAGGAGTTTCAAACCCCATTTCGCCAACTGCCTTAAGAATTTCAGGACTTAAATTGGACTCGCTAAATAAATTCATTAAATATTATAAAATTTCTGCAAAGATACGGATTTTTTATTTGATACTTAATTCTAATATTCAGTCTAAGTTTGAATAAGACTTATCCTTCAATAAAAATAGATTATATCAATCTATTGATACTCTTGGCAGTTTGTTTTCGTTGATAATCGTCTAGGAATGTTCTTAACTGCCTAATAACTAGTGGTGCTACATAAACAAGAAGTAAACCTATAGCTCTTTTCTTCCAATTAGGATTTTTAAGATTTTTTTTAGCATAATTGCTCACTGTACCTACTAAGCCTACTTTGAGAAAGCCATCTACAACACTTTCCGCTAATCCTTCATTTTTTAATGTTAAAAGTGAAGAGTCTGAGTTTCTATTAGATACTCTATTTTTAATTTCTTTGGTTACCTCTTTTACAATATTACCTGTATTTATAGAAATTTTGTTAGTGCTACCTTCGTGACTTCTCTCTTCTATAAACTTATCAGTAAATCCTTTAGTTATCAAACTCAAAGAACTTTTAGGATTTTTGAAAGTAATTACTTTTTCCATATCGGAAATTTCATTTTTCAACAAGGATTTTTGAGCTCTTAATTCAGAAAGACTTCTATATTTAGTACCCATATTATTTGTTTATAGATTTTATAATTATATTAGCAATCCCCTCTTTTATAGAATTTTTGAGTAGTAAAAGTAGAATTATTAAAAATAAGTATATCCCAGAGATTATTAGAAAAGCATAAGCCATATTTTGT
This Riemerella anatipestifer DNA region includes the following protein-coding sequences:
- a CDS encoding ParA family protein, producing MGKIIGVANQKGGVGKTTTSVNLAAALGVLEKKVLIIDADPQANATSGLGIEEVQYSTYNLLEHSVTARECIVPTSSPNLDIIPSHIDLVAAEIELVDRDNREYMLKQALEEVKDDYDYIIIDCAPSLGLITVNALTSADSVIIPIQCEYYALEGLGKLLNTIKNVQNIHNPNLDIEGLLLTMYDGRLRLSNQVVEEVNTHFPDMVFETVINRNVRLSEAPSFGESILMYDAESKGAIQYIQLAEEVLLKNEEKVSN
- a CDS encoding ParB/RepB/Spo0J family partition protein, giving the protein MKDKKRAMGRGLGAILNAEKKAAINTATDEGAKQIMGSIVEINIEDIYPNPNQPRTYFDEDALNQLAQSIKNLGVIQPITLRKDGAKFEIISGERRYRASQIAGLKTIPAYIRLVNDQELLEMALVENIQREDLDAIEIALTYQRLLEEIGMTQENLSQRIGKERSTITNYIRLLRLSPEVQGAIRTGTISAGHGRAIISLQDEKLQQELFDKIIKEQLNVRQAEAVASGLKNPKEKKNKVERELPNHLKRTQKSLSDLLDIKVDIKASANGKKGKIVFDFNNEEELERILNAFEK
- a CDS encoding DUF5683 domain-containing protein — protein: MSKVFSFLALLFVSLGLAQNTNVDTLGISKTETEVVKANANKPILKTYNPTLAGLYSAVLPGLGQYYNKKYWKIPIVWGAVGTSVGIAIWNQNNYERYRKAFVAELNNQPHEFSGISGIDATVLGNTQDRMKRQRDYAIAISAGIYILNIIDAVVDAHLHEQRNDPDLAIAPTLLSDQWGLQNGKLGFSLNYRF
- the dapB gene encoding 4-hydroxy-tetrahydrodipicolinate reductase, which encodes MKIALVGYGKMGKIIDQIATQRGHQVVARLNESPTLENLNQPDVVIEFSNPEVAFENIKTCLELNIPVVCGTTGWLERKPEIEKIAEANKTAFLYGSNFSLGVNLFFELNERLAQLMNNFGEYGCQLEEIHHTHKKDAPSGTAITLAEGIIKHTDFDSWKLDETKDKALGITAIREDEVPGTHSVFYRSEVDEIEIKHTAFNRNGFALGAVIASEWIIGKQGNFSMKDVLFQ
- the lepB gene encoding signal peptidase I; its protein translation is MDYILKYTVFVLILSVLMGVSTWKLFKKMGYNPIFAFIPFYNYFIVLKETEQPKWWVVLSYFPIVGPIMMSVFHLHLMKKFGKTDIVSQLLTVVLPFIYMATVNYNPKTEIEEKDTFYLSGEEKEEKKESFLGSITFAAVFATVIHTFITQPFGIPTGSMERTLLVGDFLFVNKLNYGYRMPMRPLAIPFLQGTIMDTGEPKNPKDDPKSYVEAVKLPYFRLPGWEKVERRDIVVFNYPQDSVHTAIDRKDAYVKRCVAVGGDVLEVRKGRLFINGKPEVILGDQENQVSYLVYTSQQIDVNQLWNRLGYLPLQEGATADGYVYHFQGLTDKLLADIKQLPEFVKAEEILSEKGEKTISYLNPQQTKIDTTNTIFPINRNWNQDWYGPIRIPKKGDVVKINQETLPEYQWIISKYEHNKLENKNGKIYINGKEANEYTIKQDYYFMMGDNRDASLDARFFGFVPEEYIVGKPMFTWMSLQGVFDEGPKKIRWDRMFKATNTGEAHKTSYWWIATIILGLFFGWEYISKLFKKKKDN
- a CDS encoding WbqC family protein, with the protein product MKLLPLFYLPPISWWSEFLLEEPIILEQHENFPKQTYRNRANIYGANGKLSLSIPIKHNGKRALKDLEISYDENWQSLHWKSIKIAYQTSPYFEFYESKLEKIFQSKETYLKDLNLKALDIIQDILKTDKTFQLSKSYEKEIEGEDYRDCFSAKQPTSYDVNEYYQTFSDKLGFLEDLSILDLICNIGPEATTYIRNVKLKN
- a CDS encoding S8 family serine peptidase, giving the protein MKKIMIAALFLAGLNLTLAQEKRDKDAETWYHKDFSTTNVYGVNTNNAYKFLESKGLKPKTVVVGVLDSGVEVDHPGLAKNMWKNPNEIPNNGIDDDGNGYIDDIHGWNFMGGKTADVGVDNLEVTRVVKKYKPIFEGDDSSKNKANQAQMPEEFEMYMKSKEIFNKKGIEAQQSFQYYSQFKSRISAIAKVLGDKTLTAENLATIKPTSQEEAMYLQILNQMAASKEMQGKTSKEVEETLSKEINDALKHFETQATKQYNLDFDTRQEIVGDNYEDYSEKYYGNNHYEGPDAQHGTHVAGIIAGYPHGKEVQYGVASKVAKIMTVRAVPDGDERDKDVANAIRYAVDNGAKILNMSFGKPVSPGKKYVWEAFKYAQEKGVLLVKAAGNENENIEENVYYPTNFYKPTDEKPFINNMIVVGASTNDNEFLRAGFSNYNGKMVDVFAPGDKIYSTVPDGKYEYLQGTSMASPVVAGAAAVLLAYMPNLTPEQIIESLVKTANKSTVNAMTNSNTNNRFDLISRGGGVIDTYKAAEYAYNNFYKATQKSETPKASKTTIKKKVRK
- a CDS encoding RNA polymerase sigma factor, which produces MISKETFDLLKQNNRLAQKQVYDAFSGKMLAIAKSYTNNLSDAEDALLKAFYTVFTKIDTCKGAEFFIFWLRRIVINEAISIVRKQKHILYIEKDINDDLQDEPEDIETQNHLLDIPIEELLSEMPLGYKLVFNLYVFEEKKHSEIAEILNIKEGTSKSQFNKAKKWLKEFITQKQSYGK